A single window of Gossypium arboreum isolate Shixiya-1 chromosome 13, ASM2569848v2, whole genome shotgun sequence DNA harbors:
- the LOC108462818 gene encoding uncharacterized protein LOC108462818: MSSNLDKVESEEIERNASASVQRVASASGSEWPMSEGRSEECAEPIRIRRPLIDKILKHGAEEFRATADDDSEKAEFWLENSIWVFDELSCTPTKCLKYAISLLKDIAYHWWNTITLVVPIENVIWEFFQAEFRKKYMSQIFIDQKKKEFLKLKQGNMAVSEYEQEFVQLSKYVREWVLTEVKMCNALKKV, translated from the exons atgtcatccaacctaGATAAAGTTGAATCTGAGGAAATTGAGAGGaatgcttcagcttcagttcaaagagttgcaTCTGCATCTGGTAGTGAATGGCCCATGTCTGAGGGCCGAAGTGAGGAG TGTGCTGAACCTATTAGAATTCGTAGGCCTTTGATAGATAAAATCCTTAAACatggggcagaagaatttagagctaccgcaGATGATGATTCAGAAAAGgctgagttttggttagaaaattcTATCTGGGtttttgacgaattatcttgtacacctactAAATGTCTGAAATATGCGATATCTCTACTGAAAGAtatagcttatcattggtggaataccataactttagTGGTACCTATAGAGAATGTtatatgggaattcttccaagctgaattcaggAAGAAGTATATGAGTCAGATATTTatagatcagaaaaagaaagaatttctaaaGCTCAAACAAGGGAATATGGCCGTGTCTGAATATGAACAAGAATTTGTTCAGTTGAGCAAATATGTCAGAGAATGGGTTCTAACAGAGGTTAAAATGTGTAACGCTTTGAAGAAGGTTTAA